A DNA window from Citrobacter tructae contains the following coding sequences:
- a CDS encoding cob(I)yrinic acid a,c-diamide adenosyltransferase yields the protein MYRIYTRTGDKGTTALFGGSRIDKDDIRVNAYGTVDELISQLGVCYASTHLAELREDLHAIQKMLFVLGAELASDEKGLARLAQTINAEDIQALEQLIDRNMAYSGPLKAFVIPGKNLASAQLHVARTLARRLERILTAMDRTLTLRDELKRYINRLSDALFSMARIEETTPDVCA from the coding sequence ATGTACCGCATCTACACCCGCACTGGTGATAAGGGCACTACCGCGCTGTTTGGCGGTAGCCGTATCGACAAAGACGACATCCGCGTGAACGCCTACGGCACGGTGGATGAACTGATTTCCCAGCTTGGCGTTTGCTATGCCAGCACGCACCTGGCAGAGTTACGCGAGGATCTGCATGCCATCCAGAAGATGCTGTTTGTGCTAGGTGCGGAACTCGCCAGCGATGAAAAAGGTCTCGCTCGCTTAGCGCAAACTATTAACGCCGAGGATATTCAAGCTCTGGAGCAGCTTATTGACCGCAATATGGCATACAGCGGCCCGCTGAAAGCGTTTGTTATTCCTGGAAAAAATCTGGCATCCGCACAGCTACACGTGGCGCGAACGCTGGCGCGGCGGCTGGAGCGTATTCTCACGGCGATGGACAGAACGCTGACGCTGCGTGATGAACTTAAGCGTTATATCAATCGTTTGTCCGACGCGCTCTTCT
- a CDS encoding glycerol dehydratase reactivase beta/small subunit family protein yields MSLSSPGVHLFYHSRWQDTRVLDELCWGLEEQGVPCRATCYNGSDSALVLSKQAAKSSTLRVGLGLSETGDIALTHAQLPEDRALICGHIAAGIAQIRTLGTNAGQLVKVLPFSEIT; encoded by the coding sequence ATGTCACTTTCATCACCAGGCGTGCATCTGTTTTATCACTCACGCTGGCAGGATACCCGCGTGCTTGATGAACTGTGCTGGGGGCTGGAAGAGCAGGGCGTCCCTTGCCGGGCCACGTGCTACAACGGCAGCGACAGCGCGCTGGTGCTCAGCAAACAAGCGGCAAAAAGCTCGACGCTGCGCGTTGGCCTCGGCCTCAGCGAGACGGGCGATATTGCCTTAACGCATGCCCAGTTGCCCGAGGATCGGGCGCTGATCTGCGGGCATATCGCCGCCGGGATCGCGCAGATCCGCACGCTTGGCACCAACGCAGGCCAACTGGTCAAAGTTCTTCCCTTCAGCGAGATAACATAA
- the dhaT gene encoding 1,3-propanediol dehydrogenase yields the protein MSYRMFDYLVPNVNFFGPNAISVVGERCKLLGGKKALLVTDKGLRAIKDGAVDKTLAHLREAGIDVVVFDGVEPNPKDTNVRDGLEVFRKEQCDIIVTVGGGSPHDCGKGIGIAATHEGDLYSYAGIETLTNPLPPIVAVNTTAGTASEVTRHCVLTNTKTKVKFVIVSWRNLPSVSINDPLLMLGKPAPLTAATGMDALTHAVEAYISKDANPVTDAAAIQAIRLIARNLRQAVALGSNLKARENMAYASLLAGMAFNNANLGYVHAMAHQLGGLYDMPHGVANAMLLPHVARYNLIANPEKFADIAEFMGENTDGLSTMDAAELAIHAIARLSADIGIPQHLRELGVKEADFPYMAEMALKDGNAFSNPRKGNEKEIAEIFRQAF from the coding sequence ATGAGCTATCGTATGTTTGATTATCTGGTGCCAAATGTGAACTTTTTTGGCCCCAATGCTATTTCTGTGGTTGGCGAACGCTGCAAACTGTTGGGCGGTAAAAAAGCGCTGCTGGTTACTGATAAAGGCCTGCGGGCAATTAAAGACGGCGCGGTAGATAAAACCCTCGCACATCTGCGTGAAGCCGGTATTGACGTGGTGGTGTTTGACGGCGTTGAGCCAAACCCAAAAGACACCAACGTGCGCGACGGCCTGGAAGTCTTTCGTAAAGAGCAGTGCGATATCATCGTGACCGTCGGTGGCGGCAGCCCGCATGACTGCGGTAAAGGCATTGGTATAGCAGCCACTCACGAAGGCGATCTCTACAGCTATGCCGGGATTGAAACCCTAACCAACCCGCTGCCGCCGATCGTTGCGGTCAACACCACCGCCGGTACCGCCAGCGAAGTCACCCGCCACTGTGTACTGACCAATACCAAAACCAAGGTGAAGTTTGTGATTGTCAGCTGGCGCAACCTGCCGTCGGTTTCCATTAACGATCCGCTGCTGATGCTCGGCAAACCTGCACCACTGACCGCGGCCACCGGGATGGACGCCCTGACCCACGCCGTGGAAGCCTACATTTCCAAAGATGCCAACCCGGTCACCGACGCCGCCGCAATCCAGGCGATCCGCCTGATCGCGCGTAATTTACGCCAGGCCGTCGCGCTGGGCAGTAACCTGAAAGCCCGCGAGAACATGGCTTACGCTTCGCTGCTGGCAGGTATGGCCTTTAATAACGCCAACCTCGGCTACGTTCACGCCATGGCGCACCAGCTTGGCGGCCTGTATGACATGCCGCACGGTGTGGCGAATGCGATGCTGTTGCCGCACGTGGCGCGCTACAACCTGATCGCTAACCCGGAAAAATTTGCTGATATCGCTGAGTTTATGGGCGAGAACACCGACGGTTTATCTACCATGGACGCTGCCGAGCTAGCGATTCACGCCATTGCCCGCCTCTCTGCCGATATCGGTATTCCGCAGCATCTGCGCGAACTGGGCGTAAAAGAGGCCGATTTTCCGTATATGGCGGAGATGGCGCTGAAAGATGGCAACGCCTTCTCAAATCCTCGTAAAGGTAACGAGAAAGAAATTGCCGAGATTTTCCGTCAGGCGTTCTGA
- a CDS encoding GlcG/HbpS family heme-binding protein has translation MKKTQPITTITLAAAKKMATAVEVKALEINVPVVFSVVDHGGNTLLMQRMDEAFVTSCDISLNKAYTACCLRQGTHEITDAVQPGASLYGLQLTNQQRIIIFGGGLPVLLNGKIVGAVGVSGGTVEQDRLLAETALNCFSEL, from the coding sequence GTGAAAAAGACCCAACCAATCACCACCATCACGCTGGCAGCCGCAAAGAAAATGGCGACCGCTGTCGAGGTTAAAGCCCTTGAAATCAACGTTCCGGTAGTCTTTTCCGTGGTGGACCACGGCGGGAATACACTACTCATGCAACGCATGGACGAAGCGTTTGTCACCAGCTGTGATATTTCTCTTAATAAAGCCTATACCGCCTGCTGCTTGCGACAGGGCACTCATGAAATTACCGATGCGGTACAACCTGGTGCTTCGCTATATGGGTTACAGCTAACCAATCAACAACGCATTATTATTTTTGGCGGTGGCCTGCCGGTTTTATTAAATGGAAAAATAGTCGGTGCCGTCGGCGTGAGTGGCGGCACCGTCGAACAGGACAGATTATTAGCTGAAACCGCATTGAATTGTTTCTCTGAATTATAA
- a CDS encoding propanediol/glycerol family dehydratase large subunit codes for MRRSKRFEVLAQRPVNQDGLIGEWPEEGLIAMESPYDPASSVKVENGRIVELDGKDRAQFDMIDRFIADYAINVAETERAMQLDALEIARMLVDIHVSREEIIAITTAITPAKAVEVMAKMNVVEMMMALQKMRARRTPSNQCHVTNLKDNPVQIAADAAEAGIRGFSEQETTVGIARYAPFNALALLVGSQCGRPGVLTQCSVEEATELELGMRGLTSYAETVSVYGTESVFTDGDDTPWSKAFLASAYASRGLKMRYTSGTGSEALMGYSESKSMLYLESRCIFITKGAGVQGLQNGAVSCIGMTGAVPSGIRAVLAENLIASMLDLEVASANDQTFSHSDIRRTARTLMQMLPGTDFIFSGYSAVPNYDNMFAGSNFDAEDFDDYNILQRDLMVDGGLRPVTEEETIAIRNKAARAIQTVFRELGLPLISDEEVDAATYAHGSKDMPARNVVEDLAAVEEMMKRNITGLDIVGALNSSGFEDIASNILNMLKQRVTGDYLQTSAILDRQFEVVSAVNDINDYQGPGTGYRISAERWAEIKNIAGVVQPSAIE; via the coding sequence ATGAGAAGATCAAAACGATTCGAAGTCCTTGCCCAACGGCCTGTAAATCAGGATGGGCTGATTGGCGAATGGCCGGAAGAGGGGCTAATCGCTATGGAAAGCCCCTACGATCCGGCGTCGTCGGTGAAGGTGGAAAATGGCCGTATTGTCGAACTGGACGGTAAAGACCGCGCACAGTTCGACATGATCGACCGTTTTATCGCCGACTACGCAATTAACGTTGCGGAAACCGAACGGGCAATGCAACTCGACGCGCTGGAGATCGCCAGAATGTTGGTGGATATTCACGTTAGTCGGGAAGAGATTATTGCCATTACCACTGCGATCACCCCGGCGAAAGCGGTGGAGGTGATGGCGAAAATGAACGTGGTGGAAATGATGATGGCGCTGCAAAAAATGCGTGCCAGACGCACGCCCTCTAACCAGTGCCACGTCACCAACCTGAAAGATAACCCGGTACAAATTGCCGCCGACGCCGCCGAAGCCGGGATCCGTGGTTTTTCTGAACAAGAAACTACCGTAGGTATCGCCCGCTATGCGCCGTTTAATGCGCTGGCGCTGCTGGTCGGTTCACAGTGCGGCCGCCCTGGTGTGCTCACCCAATGTTCCGTTGAAGAAGCCACCGAACTGGAACTGGGGATGCGCGGCTTAACCAGCTACGCCGAAACGGTATCGGTATACGGCACGGAGTCGGTGTTTACCGATGGCGATGATACGCCGTGGTCCAAAGCGTTTCTCGCCTCGGCCTATGCTTCTCGTGGCCTGAAGATGCGCTACACCTCCGGCACCGGTTCGGAGGCGCTGATGGGTTATTCAGAAAGTAAATCGATGCTGTACCTGGAGTCGCGCTGCATTTTTATTACCAAAGGCGCGGGTGTCCAGGGGCTGCAAAACGGCGCGGTCAGCTGTATCGGGATGACTGGCGCAGTGCCGTCGGGGATTCGTGCGGTGCTGGCGGAAAACCTGATTGCCTCGATGCTCGACCTTGAAGTGGCATCAGCGAATGACCAGACCTTTTCACACTCCGATATTCGTCGCACCGCACGCACCTTGATGCAGATGCTGCCCGGCACCGACTTTATCTTCTCCGGCTATAGCGCGGTACCGAACTACGACAACATGTTTGCCGGGTCGAACTTCGACGCCGAGGACTTCGATGATTACAACATTCTACAGCGTGACCTGATGGTTGATGGCGGCCTGCGTCCGGTAACGGAAGAGGAAACTATCGCCATTCGCAATAAGGCTGCGCGTGCTATTCAGACGGTGTTCCGCGAGCTGGGGCTGCCGTTGATTAGTGATGAAGAAGTCGACGCCGCCACCTACGCTCACGGCAGCAAAGATATGCCAGCGCGTAATGTGGTGGAGGATCTGGCCGCCGTGGAAGAGATGATGAAGCGCAATATCACCGGGCTGGATATTGTCGGCGCGCTGAACTCCAGCGGCTTTGAAGATATTGCCAGCAATATTCTCAACATGCTGAAGCAGCGTGTGACCGGCGATTATCTGCAAACGTCCGCCATTCTGGATCGCCAGTTCGAGGTGGTCAGCGCCGTTAACGACATCAATGATTATCAGGGACCCGGCACCGGCTATCGCATTTCTGCCGAACGCTGGGCGGAAATTAAAAATATCGCGGGCGTGGTTCAGCCCAGCGCCATTGAATAA
- a CDS encoding propanediol/glycerol family dehydratase medium subunit, with protein sequence MECTIERKPVFTLQVSEGEAAKAGDRADEVVIGVGPAFDKYQHKTLIDMPHKAILKELVAGIEEEGLHARVVRILRTSDVSFMAWDAANLSGSGIGIGIQSKGTTVIHQRDLLPLSNLELFSQAPLLTLETYRQIGKNAACYARKESPSPVPVVNDQMVRPKFMAKAALFHIKETKHVVQDAAPVTLHIALVKE encoded by the coding sequence GTGGAATGTACAATTGAACGTAAGCCGGTTTTCACCTTGCAGGTGAGCGAGGGCGAGGCGGCAAAAGCGGGCGATCGCGCGGATGAAGTGGTGATTGGCGTCGGGCCAGCCTTTGATAAATATCAGCACAAAACCCTGATTGATATGCCGCACAAAGCGATCCTGAAAGAGCTGGTGGCCGGCATTGAAGAAGAGGGGCTGCATGCGCGGGTGGTCAGAATTCTGCGCACCTCGGATGTCTCTTTTATGGCCTGGGATGCGGCGAACCTCAGCGGTTCTGGCATCGGGATTGGTATTCAGTCGAAAGGAACCACGGTTATTCATCAGCGTGATTTGCTGCCGCTGAGCAACCTGGAATTGTTCTCCCAAGCTCCGCTGCTGACGCTGGAAACTTATCGCCAGATCGGTAAGAACGCCGCGTGTTATGCACGTAAAGAGTCACCATCGCCGGTCCCGGTGGTCAATGACCAAATGGTGCGACCCAAATTTATGGCCAAGGCCGCGCTGTTTCATATCAAAGAAACCAAACACGTGGTGCAGGATGCCGCACCTGTCACGCTGCATATTGCACTCGTAAAGGAATGA
- a CDS encoding diol dehydratase small subunit gives MNDNIMTAQDYPLATRCPEKILTPTGKPLTDITLENVLAGRVGPQDVRISQQTLEYQAQIAEKMQRHAVARNFRRAAELIAIPDARILEIYNALRPFRSSLAELQAIADELEHTWHATVNAGFVRESAEVYQQRNKLRKGSQ, from the coding sequence ATGAACGACAACATCATGACCGCGCAGGATTACCCATTAGCGACCCGCTGCCCGGAGAAAATCCTCACTCCCACCGGGAAGCCGTTAACCGACATTACCCTTGAGAATGTGCTGGCTGGACGCGTGGGGCCACAGGATGTGCGTATTTCCCAGCAAACGCTGGAGTATCAGGCGCAGATTGCCGAGAAGATGCAGCGTCACGCCGTGGCGCGCAATTTCCGCCGTGCGGCGGAGCTGATCGCCATCCCGGATGCCCGCATACTGGAGATCTACAACGCGCTACGTCCGTTTCGCTCATCGCTCGCAGAGCTGCAGGCCATTGCCGATGAACTGGAACACACCTGGCATGCCACGGTGAACGCCGGGTTTGTCCGCGAGTCGGCGGAAGTGTACCAGCAGAGAAACAAGCTGCGTAAAGGCAGCCAGTAA
- a CDS encoding diol dehydratase reactivase subunit alpha codes for MSLIAGIDIGNATTEVALAQDGRFVASGIVATTGMKGTRDNIAGVVASLQQALDNTPWSFQDVAKICINEAAPVIGDVAMETITETIITESTMIGHNPQTPGGVGVGMGTTIAVVKLASLREDQFAQGWIPLVGEEIDFLEAVWFINEALDRGVNVVAAILKKDDGVLVNNRLLRTMPVIDEVTLLEKVPEGVQAAVEVAATGQVVRVLSNPYGIATFFALTPEETQTIVPIARALIGNRSAVVLKTPQGDVRSRVIPAGKIFISGEKRGGEADVAQGAQAIMQAMNACVPVCDIHGEAGTHAGGMLERVRKVMASLSGDDMNSVHIQDLLAVDTFIPRKVHGGIAGEYSMENAVGIAAMVKSDRLQMQAIASELSVRLNTPVEVGGVEANMAVAGALTTPGCAAPLAILDLGAGSTDAAIINGDGTVKAVHLAGAGNMVSLLIKTELGLSDSFLAEEIKKYPLAKVESLFSIRHENGAVEFFREPLSPSVFAKVVYLKAGELIPVDNQTSLEKIRLVRRKAKEKVFVTNCLRALHQVSPGGSIRNISFVVLVGGSSLDFEIPQMITDALANYGVVAGQGNIRGTEGPRNAVATGLVLAGETEG; via the coding sequence ATGTCGTTAATTGCAGGGATTGATATTGGCAACGCCACCACGGAAGTGGCGCTGGCGCAGGATGGCCGGTTTGTCGCCAGCGGGATTGTCGCCACCACGGGTATGAAAGGCACGCGGGACAATATTGCCGGGGTGGTCGCCTCCCTGCAGCAGGCACTGGATAACACGCCGTGGTCGTTTCAGGATGTGGCGAAAATTTGCATCAACGAGGCCGCGCCGGTGATTGGTGATGTGGCGATGGAGACGATCACCGAAACCATCATCACTGAATCGACAATGATTGGTCATAACCCGCAAACACCCGGCGGCGTTGGCGTGGGGATGGGCACCACGATCGCCGTGGTGAAACTGGCGTCGTTGCGCGAGGATCAGTTTGCTCAGGGATGGATCCCGTTGGTGGGTGAAGAGATAGATTTCCTCGAGGCGGTTTGGTTTATCAATGAGGCGCTGGATCGTGGTGTCAACGTGGTGGCGGCTATCCTGAAAAAAGATGATGGCGTACTGGTTAATAATCGTCTGCTCAGAACGATGCCGGTGATCGATGAAGTCACGTTGCTGGAGAAGGTTCCGGAAGGCGTGCAGGCGGCGGTAGAAGTTGCGGCGACGGGGCAGGTGGTGCGGGTATTGTCAAATCCCTACGGCATCGCCACCTTCTTTGCCCTGACGCCGGAGGAAACGCAAACGATCGTGCCGATCGCCAGAGCGCTGATCGGCAACCGCTCCGCCGTGGTGCTGAAAACTCCGCAGGGTGATGTGCGCTCAAGGGTGATCCCGGCGGGCAAGATCTTTATCAGTGGAGAAAAGCGCGGCGGTGAAGCCGATGTAGCACAAGGGGCACAGGCGATTATGCAAGCGATGAACGCCTGTGTGCCGGTCTGCGATATTCACGGCGAGGCTGGTACTCACGCGGGCGGCATGCTGGAGCGCGTGCGTAAGGTGATGGCCTCGCTGAGCGGAGACGATATGAATTCGGTGCATATTCAGGATCTGCTGGCGGTTGATACGTTTATTCCCCGCAAAGTCCATGGCGGTATCGCCGGGGAATATTCAATGGAAAATGCTGTTGGCATTGCGGCGATGGTTAAATCTGATCGGTTACAGATGCAGGCGATCGCCAGTGAGTTGAGTGTGCGACTTAACACGCCCGTTGAGGTGGGGGGTGTGGAGGCCAATATGGCGGTGGCCGGGGCATTGACGACGCCCGGGTGTGCAGCGCCGCTGGCGATCCTCGACTTAGGTGCAGGATCCACCGATGCCGCGATTATCAATGGCGATGGTACCGTCAAGGCGGTACATCTGGCTGGGGCAGGGAACATGGTCAGCCTGCTGATCAAAACGGAGTTGGGTCTGAGCGATTCTTTTCTGGCGGAGGAGATAAAGAAATATCCGCTGGCGAAAGTGGAGAGTCTGTTCAGTATTCGCCATGAGAACGGTGCGGTGGAGTTCTTTCGCGAACCGCTCAGCCCATCAGTGTTCGCCAAGGTGGTGTATCTGAAAGCGGGCGAGCTGATCCCGGTAGATAACCAGACCTCGCTGGAAAAAATTCGTCTGGTGCGCCGAAAGGCAAAAGAGAAGGTCTTTGTGACGAACTGTCTGCGCGCGTTGCATCAGGTCTCACCCGGTGGCTCAATTCGCAATATCTCTTTTGTGGTGTTGGTGGGCGGTTCGTCGCTGGATTTTGAAATCCCGCAGATGATCACCGATGCGTTGGCGAATTACGGTGTTGTTGCCGGTCAGGGTAACATTCGCGGAACAGAAGGACCGCGTAATGCGGTGGCAACCGGGCTGGTTTTAGCCGGGGAGACGGAAGGATAG
- a CDS encoding DUF1889 family protein produces MPTAIEKALDFIGGMNTSASVPHSMDESTAKGILKYLHDLGVPVSAADVTARGEQEGWNPEFTKKVAGWAEKVASGNRILIKNPEYFSSYMQEQLKELV; encoded by the coding sequence ATGCCAACAGCAATTGAGAAAGCATTGGATTTTATTGGTGGTATGAACACATCGGCGTCAGTACCCCATTCCATGGATGAAAGTACGGCCAAGGGAATTTTAAAATATTTGCACGACTTAGGTGTGCCAGTGAGCGCAGCGGATGTGACGGCACGAGGTGAGCAGGAGGGATGGAATCCCGAGTTCACAAAAAAAGTCGCCGGATGGGCAGAAAAAGTTGCCTCCGGTAACCGTATCCTTATCAAGAACCCTGAGTACTTTTCGTCCTACATGCAGGAGCAGCTCAAAGAACTCGTGTGA
- a CDS encoding LysR family transcriptional regulator, which yields MDTGGIAPASYYMNCSPSAISLSLKKFCSCFPDKLFNREGRRLIPTKEARLLYNEIAPAIKNLLYVMTPNMDISSTSIEQAS from the coding sequence ATGGATACAGGTGGGATAGCACCCGCATCGTATTATATGAATTGTTCTCCGTCAGCCATAAGCCTTTCTTTGAAAAAATTTTGTTCTTGCTTTCCAGATAAGCTATTCAACAGAGAGGGACGTCGTTTAATCCCAACAAAAGAGGCGCGACTACTGTATAACGAAATTGCCCCTGCGATAAAAAATCTTTTATATGTAATGACGCCCAATATGGATATTTCATCAACATCCATAGAACAGGCTTCATAA